Within Kutzneria chonburiensis, the genomic segment GTGGCGGGAAAACCGTCGAGACGTCCTCGGTGACCGCGTGCACGGTGAAATCCGTCTCGGGAAGACGCAGTCGCGGTACGGCCGGCTGGGCCGGTCCGAACAATTCGATCTTGTCGGCGGGACTCAATCGAGTCAGTTCGCGTTCGACGGTTCGACGATCTGCGGTCGGATCGTCGTGAAGCACGCGTGCGGATCGCACCGCTACCCCCAATGCTGCGCCGCCGCCCCGATCGGACGGCCGCCTTCGATCATGTGGAGCAGCAGTGTTTACGCTGGACGCGGCGCGGTCAAGACCGTCGAACATCGAATGTGTCGAATTCTCATGTTTTCCCCCATAGGCACGAACCCGCAGGTCATCGGGTCACTGATGGTCAAGTCGGCGGCCGTCCGGTCGGGTGACGGGCGCGATGGAGTGGATCGGGACGCGGGTGAAGAATCGGCACCGTCGAATCTTCGACTCGTCGTACTACGTTTCTTTTGTCGAATTGCCGTCGAAGGCGCAGGTCGGTGCCGACCGGTCGGATCGGCCCTGTTCAGCTGTGAAACGTCGGTTCTTGACCGGTCGGCAATTGGCCTGCGACAGTGCAACCGGTCGGCGGCATTCTCCCTGGTGAAGAAATTCGACGGCCGCCATCTGTGCAACGTCGCCCAGAAGGGAAAGTCTTTTCATGCGCACAATCCTGCGATTCGCCCTGCCCGTCGTGGCCGCGGCCGCCGCCGTGGTGCTGACCGCGACCTCGGCCCAGGCCGCCACCTGGTCCTCGTCCGACAAGTTCGGGTCGTGGTCCAACGGCGGATACACCATCAGCAACGACGTCTGGGGCGGCGGCGCCGGCCCGCAGACGATCTGGGCCAACTCGTACAGCAACTGGGGAGTGTCGTCCAACCAGCCGAACACCGGCGGCGTGAAGTCCTATCCGCACTCGGGACGGGCCATCAACCGGACGCTGAGCAGCATCGGCAGTGTGACCAGTTCCTTCAACGTGTCGGTGCCGGGCGCGGGCGCCTATGAGACGGCCTACGACATCTGGGCCAACAACAACGCCTACGAGATCATGCTGTGGATGAACAAGACCGGCGCGGTCGGGCCGATCGGCAGCCTCCAGACCACGGTGTCGGTCGGCGGCCACACCTGGGACGTCTA encodes:
- a CDS encoding glycoside hydrolase family 12 protein, which codes for MCATSPRRESLFMRTILRFALPVVAAAAAVVLTATSAQAATWSSSDKFGSWSNGGYTISNDVWGGGAGPQTIWANSYSNWGVSSNQPNTGGVKSYPHSGRAINRTLSSIGSVTSSFNVSVPGAGAYETAYDIWANNNAYEIMLWMNKTGAVGPIGSLQTTVSVGGHTWDVYKGSNGSNAVFSFLRHGNTSSGSVDIKAVLNWIKSKGWFGDVTLGDVQFGFEITSTGTSRSFTSNSFSVHSS